One window from the genome of Hippopotamus amphibius kiboko isolate mHipAmp2 chromosome 13, mHipAmp2.hap2, whole genome shotgun sequence encodes:
- the TRAM1L1 gene encoding translocating chain-associated membrane protein 1-like 1, translating to MTFRKKGSKNPPVLSQEFILQNHADLVACVGMVFVLGLMFEGTAEVSIVFLTLQHGVPFPAAEAEERATAPRFLYHYGAKDLATVFFYMLVAIIIHATIQEYVLDRINRRMQFPKPKQSRFNESGQFSVFFLVSCVWGTFILVSENCLSDLTLLWRAHPSNMMTFQMKFFYISQLAYWFHGFPELYFQRIRPQDLSQQVVYVGLHLFHIAGAYLLYLNHLGLLLLMMHYFVEFLSHFCDLFYFSDEKYQKEFSLWAVVFILGRLVTLIVSVITVGFHLAGGQNGNSDDTTEDVNVLAAKIAVLSSSCTIQAYITWNLFNVQLQRWMEEDAPLQTPSVKKKRTKGRFSRKGTENGVATSNRVDSPQMRKEKSS from the coding sequence ATGACGTTTCGTAAGAAGGGCAGTAAGAACCCCCCAGTCCTGAGCCAGGAATTCATCCTGCAGAATCATGCGGACCTCGTCGCCTGTGTGGGGATGGTCTTCGTGCTGGGGCTCATGTTCGAGGGGACGGCAGAAGTGTCGATCGTTTTTCTTACTCTCCAGCATGGTGTTCCCTTCCCtgcagcagaagcagaagaaCGAGCCACAGCACCCAGGTTCCTTTATCACTATGGTGCCAAAGATTTGGCCACGGTGTTCTTCTACATGCTGGTGGCAATCATCATTCACGCCACCATTCAGGAGTATGTGTTGGATAGAATTAACAGGCGCATGCAGTTCCCCAAACCGAAACAGAGCAGATTTAATGAATCCGGTCAGTTTAGCGtattcttccttgtctcttgtgttTGGGGTACATTCATTCTAGTCTCTGAAAACTGCCTGTCAGACCTGACTCTCTTGTGGAGGGCTCATCCCAGTAACATGATGACATTTCAGATGAAGTTTTTCTATATCTCACAGCTGGCTTACTGGTTTCACGGCTTTCCTGAACTCTAtttccagagaatcagacctCAGGATCTCTCCCAGCAAGTTGTCTACGTTGGTCTTCACCTGTTTCACATTGCGGGAGCTTACCTCTTGTACTTGAACCACCTGGGACTTCTTCTTTTGATGATGCATTATTTTGTGGAATTCCTTTCCCACTTTTGCGACCTGTTTTATTTTAGCGATGAGAAGTACCAGAAAGAGTTTTCTCTGTGGGCCGTTGTGTTTATTTTGGGTCGACTTGTGACGTTAATTGTTTCTGTGATCACTGTTGGTTTTCACCTGGCTGGAGGGCAGAATGGGAATTCGGATGACACGACCGAAGATGTGAACGTGTTGGCAGCTAAAATTGCTGTTCTGTCATCCAGTTGCACTATCCAAGCATACATAACATGGAATTTATTTAACGTTCAGCTTCAGAGGTGGATGGAAGAAGATGCGCCTCTTCAAACCCCAAGTGTGAAGAAGAAACGGACTAAGGGCAGGTTTtctagaaaaggaacagaaaacgGTGTGGCAACTTCAAATAGAGTAGACTCTCcccaaatgaggaaagaaaaatcttcATAA